The genomic segment GTAGGCAAAGGTTTTGTAGCAAGATTTAAAATGATATATTTAATACTTATTATGATACTAGCTATAAATGTTACTGAGATAATAATATTATTTAAGGATATTTCTAAAAGTTACTTCATACTTCTTTATAGTATGCATGCTACTTTAGAATACTGCATAATAAAAATAGGACTTGTGGTTAAAAATAATGATAGAAAGAGTCTTATAATATGTATATCAGAAATACTAATCATTATAATGCTTGTTATTGGCTTCAATGGAGGAAATGGAATACATAATCCTTATGAAGTATCACTTTTTATATGGTGCATTACTATAAGTGTTTTGTTAAGTATAGGTTTGTGTATATCTACAGTACAAGATACTTTATCTAAAAGAAGGCAATTTACCATTGATGAATTTAGACAAATAATATTTTATATTTTTTCTATATTATTTAATTACTTGGGATTTATATGTTTTTATATGGGCTACGTTAAAGTTTCTGAATTTGTATTAATTGTTAAATGTATTACTTTATATAAATTTTATGATTACATAATAAGTAAAGTAGTGGACAGTTCATTAAAAGAACTTAATAATAATATAGGAAATGCAACTAAAACCAAGAAAGAACTTAACTCTATATTAAGGAAAAGGAACTCTATATTAAATGAAATAAATGTAATGATCCAAAAGAGCGGAGATAGGAATAATGAATTAATTGATTCTATTTATGGTGGTGTATTTCTATTTTACCTAGATAGACTTCGACATATAAATAAAAGGACATTAAAAACTTTAGACATAACTAATGATGAGATCTTAGGAATAGAAATAAATGAGTTTGTAAAAATGTATTTTGATATAACGCTTGAAGATATTAAGAGAGCGGGCAATTATATTCCATGCATAAAAATGAAACATACTGATTTCGAAGTTGAAATATTTTTGGCTTCCATAGATGAAATAAGCAAGATTCTTTACATACATGATATAAGTGAAATTAAAGAAAATAAAAAGATGAGAGAAATTCTTGAAGAATATTTGCAAGAGGATGAAATAAAAAAAGAATTTTTCTCTAATATTTCTCATGAACTGAAAACGCCTATAAATCTTATATTTTCTGCATTGCAGGTCAATCAAATTTATTTTAATGAAAATAATTTAGATGGAGTAAATAAAAATAGGCGGATTATAAAACAAAATTGTTTAAGGCTTATAAGGACTATTAATAATTTTATAGATGCTAATAAAATTTCAGAGGGATATCTAATTCCGAATTTAAAAATACATAACATAGTTAACATTGTAGAAGAGGTTTCGATGGCTTCTAATAAGTACATAAAATTAATAAATAATACTCTGACATTTGATGCACAGGAAGAAGAAATTTATGTTAAGTGTGATAAGGAAATGATAACAAGAATTATGTTGAATATTCTTTCTAATTCTGTTAAATATGGAAAGCAAGAGGGGAAAATAAATGTGAGTGTAGAGCTTTATATGGGTAACAAAGTTGCTATAAAAGTTAAAAATGATGGCTTGAAAATTGATAAAGAAACCATTCCATATATTTTTGATAAATTTACTAAACTGAATAAAACTTTTAATAGACTAAAAGAAGGAAGCGGTTTAGGGTTATTTTTAACTAAAGCCCTAGTTGAACTTCAAGAAGGAACTATACGGCTCACATCAAATAATAAGGGAAATGAATTCACAATAATTATGCCTATGGCTCAGCAATCGTATGAAAATAAATTTAATAATGAAGATTGGGAAACAAATTTATTAGAGGAAAAGGTAGATATAGAGTTTTCGGATATATATATTGAGTAGAATTAACTTAATATGAAATGAAAAAAGTAAGTGGACATGAATTTAATAAATTTATAGGTACTAAAAATAATTACAATTTGATATAAATAGTTTTATTAATTAATCATAGTTTTACATAAATAAACATATATTAAATTAGTTATGTTAAACTAATTACTTAAATTTGAGGTGTATAATTTATGTCAGAAAAGTCAGGGAATAAAAAGAGGATAAGAATTATTCCATTGTTTGTATCAATAATTATTCCACTTTTAATAGGAGGGCTTTCAACATTATTGGTTCCTAATATGAGATCAATATATGAAAGCTTAATTAGGCCACCTTTTTCGCCACCTGCAATGGTTTTTCCGATTGTGTGGACTATACTTTATATAATTATGGGAATATGCTCATATAAAGTATATATTTTAAAATATGAGAATATAGATGTAAGCTCTGCGATATTTGTTTACGCCATACAACTATTATTAAATTTTTTATGGACTATAATTTTCTTTGGGT from the Clostridium beijerinckii genome contains:
- a CDS encoding sensor histidine kinase, yielding MQKYAFLTVLIILCSIISDNVNFYLLLNNIIAISMIFAFIYVYIIRGKFVGKGFVARFKMIYLILIMILAINVTEIIILFKDISKSYFILLYSMHATLEYCIIKIGLVVKNNDRKSLIICISEILIIIMLVIGFNGGNGIHNPYEVSLFIWCITISVLLSIGLCISTVQDTLSKRRQFTIDEFRQIIFYIFSILFNYLGFICFYMGYVKVSEFVLIVKCITLYKFYDYIISKVVDSSLKELNNNIGNATKTKKELNSILRKRNSILNEINVMIQKSGDRNNELIDSIYGGVFLFYLDRLRHINKRTLKTLDITNDEILGIEINEFVKMYFDITLEDIKRAGNYIPCIKMKHTDFEVEIFLASIDEISKILYIHDISEIKENKKMREILEEYLQEDEIKKEFFSNISHELKTPINLIFSALQVNQIYFNENNLDGVNKNRRIIKQNCLRLIRTINNFIDANKISEGYLIPNLKIHNIVNIVEEVSMASNKYIKLINNTLTFDAQEEEIYVKCDKEMITRIMLNILSNSVKYGKQEGKINVSVELYMGNKVAIKVKNDGLKIDKETIPYIFDKFTKLNKTFNRLKEGSGLGLFLTKALVELQEGTIRLTSNNKGNEFTIIMPMAQQSYENKFNNEDWETNLLEEKVDIEFSDIYIE
- a CDS encoding TspO/MBR family protein; the protein is MSEKSGNKKRIRIIPLFVSIIIPLLIGGLSTLLVPNMRSIYESLIRPPFSPPAMVFPIVWTILYIIMGICSYKVYILKYENIDVSSAIFVYAIQLLLNFLWTIIFFGFKLYALAFLELIILIIFVILTIKRFYEKIGKKAFLLIPYLAWLVYAGVLNFFIWVLNEM